From the genome of Solanum lycopersicum chromosome 7, SLM_r2.1:
GAAGACGACGCTGTATTGATCGTGTTCTCAGATTCCCTATTACTTCCATTCTCGGCTCCATTCAGTTCCGAATCGCTCGCAGTCTCATATCCATCCGACACGTAACCAGACGGTGCTTCTGCCGCCGTCGAAGTTTTACCGGCCGCCGGTGATTCTACTTGTTCAATCGACACCATTTCTATGAGCTTCTGGAAGTTTCTTCTTCGTCTTTCAGTCTTCTctgtgaaaaaaataatttgcttGTGAATCCAGAAAGCTCTGATTTATATACGAATGTAACCAGTGAATCTAACGACGCCGTTTTCTGTATCTCATAGAATTCGGGTCGGGTCGGAACAGatatccatattttttttatatagaaaaaggaaataaacaataaacaataaaacaaatcCTAATTCTCAAAGGtttatgttaaataaaattttaactataaaTTCACTTAAACTTCATTAATTCAATCAATTGAAAGTTTATAATTCACAAagcttctcaaaaaaaaaaaataatcatggcaaaaaatagtttgttattatttctctttatattttctcttagtttttcaactTTGATaaattcttcatcttcttttaatccaacaaatattaatattattaacccaaaaaataatcttccaaatacattattaaaaaaagggtATGTTTCTATGTCAATAATTCTTAAAAATACCctacataattttatttcttcttcgCCTAATACCACCAATTTCACCATATTTTGTCCTACCGAAAaagcttttttaaaaatatttccaaaatatcAAGATCCTCCAAATAGATTAATTCAATATCATATTGTTCCTctaagattaaataaaaatgttctCGAAACTTTTTTTCACCGAGGGTCCAAGTTGAAAACCCTACTTCTTGATTATTCAATTGTTGTTACTAATTTGACTCGATCACGAAAAGTTTCTATTAACAACGTTGATATTGCTGAATGGGATGTTTACGATGATGGACGTGTGATCGTGCATGGGGTTGATGAATTTTTTGATCCAGCATTAGAGacgttatttttttatgaacgcAACATTGATAGTCCTCGATCCGATGTAGATAAGACTTATGGTTTTACTTATAGAGATTTTATCGACTATTGGCTTAAACATCCTTACTCCATTGCTCAATTAAGTTGGCTTCATATGGAAGTGGGCTTTGTAATTGCATGGATTtgttatatatacaaatatagatTTGTATGTTTTAAAGGCCGTGAATTGTTTCGACAATTATAAATGTTATTAGATCATGGTTCAATTAATTACTTAGGTTTAGTttaattagattattattttttgcaatgttgtatttatttaaatttttttctttagttgAATTATTGATATGGTATTTTACTCTTTCATCATAAAATTTGTTAGTGTTCCATTATTTGTCTAACTTATTGCTTCTAGTATTTTTCTTGTCAATGTATTATTTCACCGAGCTTCTTAGTGTTTCTCACGtgttaaaagaaattaaaaaaataatataatatgtctatttattcaatttctcaacaaaatcaatttttctgATTCTATTATTGAACGCTCTTAAATTTGTTCCAACTAACTAGAGTACACTATTCTATGTGTCATTTTATGAATGAGCGTAATTAGTAACATAACGAAAAATTTCACTATAgggttcaaaatatgaaaacacaCAAAGAAGTCACTGAATTTTAACATCTGCTATATATATACGTATAATTTTTCGAAGTGATACCAAACTggattcaaattgaaaaaaatttcattagtttttttttaaaatgtattttgacATATATTATGTACTGCTTCTCATACATTTTATTCACTACttgcaaaaataattgaatatcaATCATCTAATGTCTGCACCTTTTAAACTTAATCTTCCCTCCATAAAGACAATAACTATACCTACCATAATGAATAAGGGCATGTACTATAATCACCCAAAACGCTAATTTTTTCTGTATCGTTCCAATTTTATCAGAACACTATAGTCTAGAATACCGATGAATCTACCAAAAATTTGAGTGATTTCTTCCGGAGAATGGGGTCGTTGGAGATATCCAGGGCATCGTAAAAGtttaatatattgatttaaGATCTCTTTGGGCATTGGCAATATGATTGATGTAGTCATGTCCTGAACAAATTTGATGAAACCTGTGAAGGAAACTTTCATATCAGTATAGGGACATGAGATAgacaaaaaaacaaatcaaactaATGTTAACTGCAATCGATTCGATGCGTAATGTATAAGGGTGAAAACTTGGTGAAAATTCATTATCTAGAACAGCATGAATCCTTAAATTTTTGCATCCAAGTTTCATGATTCATTGTTCTGGGAAAAAAATGGATAACTTAAGTATTAGGACTTCAACTGAGAATGAAACTAGCCAAAATAAAGTAAAACTTTGGAAGatgaaataaacttttttttttcgtttattATTCCTCCCTAGGAGCTCCCCACCATTTTTGCTCCTTTGGTGACTCGAACCCAAAATCTTAAGAGTTGGAGGTGTAGGGTGCTTACCATCTGAGCAACCCTCTTGTCGAACTTTATTAGGCCTTCAACATGAAGAATGCTTCTTGATAATCTCACTTTGCCTGTTCTACTCCCTCCATCCCAAACTACTTGACATATTTCccgtatttttatatttttttatagccATGGTGTCTGGACCAACTTGTACTCACATAGACTATTATACCGGGTACTTACTACCTCCTAGCGATACAGATATTTGATTTACTTCccttttttaacttttctttgtaATGATGGTGTCTAGGCCAGGTTGCGCTCACATGATTTATCCTACCCGGTACCCACTAATAACCTACAAGCAAGACAGATACTTGATCTACTTCCCTTTTTACAGATGcagatatatttttgttattccaACGGTTATTGCGCGTCTTTTAGCCTATTTTGACTTGCAAAGGTATACAAcatcttttcatatttcaaaCCACCTTTTTTAACATTTCTATACCAAACTTgatataaattaaattcaagCATTTGTCATAGATCTTGATAGCTGCACAAATCAAACTAAATCACACAGATTGAGACGGAGGGATAGATACTTCACGAAAGTTATAGATGAACTTTTGCACACGTTGTCTAAAGTAGTTAAACAAAAGACATGACTAAACCTttttaaggaaaagaaaagattacCTTTAGATGGTGTGGCATGATTTTTATATCATAGGGCACATGAAGCCAAGCCTCGGGTGGGTAGTACAAAAAGTTCTCGGGCTTACTAGTATAGATATCTGCATATTGATGAATGTGGTAAGCAAAAGCAGATTCCTGACCAGTATCAGTGAGGAACGTAGCTCCAAACGATTTATTGAACATTCCCTTCATTTTGTAGCGAGTCTTTTGTCTCTCGTCATTGAGCTCCCTAAGGAGAGACTTATATGCTTCACTTGTCATACTACTAGTTGCGGTGGCATGAAGCCTACCAAGAAGTTCTTGCATTATGTGAAACTTCGCCTGAACGGGGGAAGGAGGGAAAGATTAAAGCTAGTTAGTAACAAAATGGATATATCTGAGGGAAAAAGAACAATCTGCATTTAGAGTACAAACGTTTATATAAGTGTGTGAATAAGGTAAGCCTATTTAAGCAAACACATTCAGATCAGACATATGGCCAAATGAAAGAAAGTCATCAATCCATCAAGAAAAATCTGTGTTTAACTCATTTGAAGCAGTTTATGAAGCAAACTTTTTCCCAATTACACTATCTGCTTAGACAGTGGCAGTTCATTTAAGTAGAGTTCAGGACAAGTCGATGAAAATAGGTGGCGATTTCTCTAATGAGACAAAACCACAACATgatacccagtgtaatcccatGAGTGGGGTATGgagagggtagagtgtacgcaAACGTTACTCCTACCTTGAAAGATAAGTCTCTAATAAGACCATAGCCCAAGGGAACTCACATTTAGAGAAATTAAATTGTTAGCCATTCCAATATGAATGATCCTAAATGCATAATTAGGAAAACCATAAAGTATGATATGGTTTAGGAAGGTGAGGATGCATCGTATAGATCTTccaattttcatttaaaaccttCTAAATTCAACTTAGCTACAACAAGATACCTACATCATAACACGGTCTTCACAAGTCATGAAATGTGGAAATTACAGAATCAAATAATAGTCATATAACAATGTCACtagtgtaaaaaataaaaaataaaaaaatcaagtcaTATACACATGCAATCAACATCAGAACCCTCTTGCAGCACGTATCATATAATTCTATAAACAAACGTGCAGTTTCAAGTGATTGATGAAAGACCATCAAGTTATACCTGTTCAAATCTGTAAGAATTATCATTCTGAATCATGATCTCACTCTGGAAACAGAAAACACAACAGGAGTTAACTAAACTTTTGATCAACAAAAGATGGAATATAGGATATTTTgacaaaataatagaaaaaaagagaggaCATAAACCTCCGTCCCATCATAGATTCTGAAACAAGGTGTTGATAAGGATAAGAACAAGTGATACATTTTACTGTACCCAAGGGTGCGTcctagtggtcaatgaaatGGGTGCAACTACGGAGACGAAAGTTCAAtccagcaaaaaaaaaaacattaggtGATTTTTTCCCAACTTCAGATAGGAAGGTATGGAGGTCGAAGATTATggtagaaggttagtaggtagTTGATTGTTGTTGCACTTTGTGTGGAAAAGGCAGGAAGCTAGCCTCCTCTTCTTCTATTAGTGGTATCATTTAGTTATTCTATAGTTCCctattactatttatttttttagtttttttgaaattggtaaATTGTATTCATCAACATTATTGATATGCTGGCCACCTCCAAAAGTGAGCAATTACAAGCTTCCTATCAACTCTACAATCTGATCTACATCTTCTATAGAAAGTAGTTTACACCAAAGAAGTAAGAGTTTCAATACAATTCCATTTTCCTTTACGTATTACTATTTATTGTTGGATTTGTTTTGAATATTGCTATTTtggtgttttatttttcttgcaaTCCTGCATCAGATACTTCTCTTTTGAGCCAAGGGTCTACAAGAAACAACCTCTTTACCTCACAAAGGTAGGGGTAACGTGTTGTTGTCTAAACTATAGTGGTTAGAGTTAGTGGAACGGTATACGATGGAATAGTCAAGCTGCGCAAGCTAGCCTGGACACGACCgccattattaaaaaaaaaaaaagcatttcACTAAAAGTAAACTATATTTAATCCAGATCCCCAGTCCCCATTTTAAACTAGTAAGGCCTTATACAGTGTATAAATATACTTCAAATTGATGACAAGAGTTTACGCTTCAACAATTTCTGCAATAAACAAGCAGGAACAAAGAATTCTTGGTCGAAAACAAATCATCTTTTATAGCCAAGGGTAGTTTTTACAAGTTAAATTTACATAGAAGCTATATAAGGAGCAGTACAAGttaatactattttttaatgattaagtTATAAAGCAAATATTTGAGAAGAtccattatacaaaaaaaattagttaagtcTCCAAATAGTAATAGTACAATAAAACAGTACAGATGGAGACTGGCTAAAATAGAAATAGGCATAACATAAACTgaataaaaactaaaagaaagCATACCTTCAATTCATGGATGATGGCAGCAGTCCGCCAACCCGCTTTTGAAGGACCTCTGAGATCACTAAAGAGGTGATCCCCAAAATATATCACCTGAAGTTTCATGAGAGTTTATCTCAGTAATGTATGAACGAGGTTGGGAAATGAAATGGATATATACGTAAAAACGAGATGGTCTGTCTCAGTTAACTTGTCAAACTTGCATCTATATAATCACAGAAAACAATGTTTCCTGCCATGAAAAAGTTGTAGTATTTTGTTAAGCATACCTCTGGACCTTTCCACTTTGTAATCTGCAAGAATGCTTTAAGGCATCCATGGTAGTAAATTTTACCGGGCAAGAAAGCATCAACTTTTGTAAAAGCCAATGTGTCTTTCTCCACATCATAGCAGCTGCAGAACATTCAATAAATACAATGAGGCAATACTGTATGTGAAGGTAACATGAGACAGTTAGCCTTAAGAAGAGGAGGATATTGATGGAAAATGTTTTATATAGTGAATTGCAACTTAGAAGAAGATGTGCTACATCctaaaaaccaaatcaaaatagtcgaaattagaaaagaaaaaaaacagaacTCTCTTATTAATCCCAAAAACAATGATGATGGGCGGGAATGGCATAGTTGGAACCAGTGTTATATGCAATGAAAACTTGGCAGAGAACTTAATGGTAGAGAACCAAACCGAAATGGATGGTCAGATTTGTAAAACTCTGGCTTGTTTGCTTTAGCAATTACGACATCAAAAAGTTCCTTCCAGGAATCTTGCTGACCCAAAGAATCCTAATGAAAtatattacaaaaagaaaaggtgTCAAGTTGGAGAACTCATTTTACTTCCAGactaatataaaaaagtaacaaCAGACAATACAATCAAAGCAGACACGAAAAGTCGAAAAGAAAGATACAAGTGTCAAACTGTATTCCCTAGGGGAAAACGAGGTTATGTTCATCCTAACCACAAAAATCTTGAGTAATCTAATAATATTACACCATAATTGCGAACTACAAGAAGTTATAATATAGaatgaattttgttttaaaaaaatagaacttaACTTGGAACCAAAAGGCTAACTAGTGGTGAGAACTGTTCAAGATACCCATACTCAACTAAATTAACACCCTCCAGCACAGCCAGGATTTGGACATTGAGAAGAACGATACAAAATGGTGACCTCAACATAGGCTGGCCAACATCAGGGAAGGGTCCACCTTCAGAACATGTTAAAAAAAGGGACCTTGGGAGTTGGGACAAACTCAactccaaaagctagctcaagcGGTGTAATTCACAAAGATCATGTAAGGACACTACATACACTTAACAGGACTGACGGGGAATTCTAACATACCAAACTATACCTCAAACTAATGAATTAATGTCACAAAGAAAAGCAACTTGCTTAACTTACTGTGTAGCTCCAGAAAAGGGAACTAAAAAACAGTTGCAgatgtataaaatttaaagcACTTAAACGAAGCATGAAAAGAAAGACTGCCACAATGCCAAAGAATCAAAAGACATTGTCACTTTCGAAACAGGCTAGACCAAACATTAGACATGCAGATAATGTCCCGGAGTGGCAACCAGAATACACACACACCGTAAAAGAATCACAGAGATACAGAGTCGCGGATATGTATAGAGAATTCAAGGGAAAGGGGGAAAGAAAGAATAGATCGCCAAAATAATTTTCTGCTATGGATCTTCTAAATGTCAAGTAACTAAAAACAGGACACCAGCACACCAATTTCCACCATAAGTTCCCGGCTCCTTTTTGCACTTCATAGTCCACTTATGCGACTAAAACTAAATCCCCAGTAAAAGACAACAATTTTTCAGCTAGTTGAGGTCAAAATATTTCAGTGCAAGGAGTGCTCTTATCTTCTCTATTTAACATGCCACAGATAACCACAAACTTACGAACACACTCTGCTAATGTCACATGTAAACTAAAATGGTAATGAAGTTCCAAGAAAAGTAGAGCTGAGCATAAAAATTATCCAAGGAAGGTAGAGTCGCAGATGAAGCAAACGAGCGATCCATATTAAGCCAAAAGATTACAATTTTGTATTGTTCCACTTGAAAATACCTGCAACATAAAGCGCATTCCTCCATCCACAAAATAAAAGGGCGAGTTAGTCAACAAGAAAAGTTTCTTTCCTTTATCCTTCAGCATCCTTAGAAAGCGTAGTAGCTGATCCTGGAAGAGTGATGGGTGAAATTAGGTCTAGAAGTTGAAAGTTCTGAAAGTTGCTATATGTACAGAGCAACTATGGTAATACTTACATTCTTTACAAGGTATCTGGGGGGATCAGCAAGAATTCCTCTGTGAACTAACCCGCTATTATGAACATACTGTATCGCTCGATTCACATCTTCATATACGTAACGAGCATCAAATTCCAATTTAGCGTCAACAAAATGTTGCACAATATCAGCAATAAGGCATGCctgcaaaaaagaaaataaaagaccCAAGAGGTCAAAAAGCCACTAATCAAAAACCTTCGGCAACTTATCTAATGGATCACTTTACTTCATTTGAAGACAACATTCTTGAAGATAAGAGAATCATTCGTCCCTAATCCCTACTACTCTGTACCTTTACCTTATACACTACAAAATCATAAGGTAGGACTACCCAAATGTCCAAGATATTTGGAAAAACTAAAAAGGGAAGAATGTCATAGAAGATGGAACAAAGTGAGTATTCTTTTCAAGAAAGATCAGTTTGTTGTGGAattcaaatgaaaatttcaactgctattacttggatcagATTAGGGAAGAACAAACTAAAATTAGATCAAACCAAAAAGGGTCTGCTATGCTGAACAATGTGCAGAAATCCAGAAAAAGTACACTTAcgatcaattattttttttagaagaagattaaaaaataaaaagagagagaaacttGAGTTTAATAATTCAACATTCCATATCTTCCTCTTGTCTGtgccttttattttcttgatcaGGCCCatcttccttttttatttttctttaaatctttCACACGTACTTCTTTACAAGATTCACATTTTATGAGAAGCGGAGGGCCTTTTATGTTATTCTAATGCCCTTTTACAAGTAACGGACGAGAAGTGTAAGGTGTTAATGTGTTGTAAATAATCTAAAGAAACCAACTCTAGAAATGTGACAACCCTTCATCCATAAAATATGAGCTACAAAAAATATGGGATAATGGAGTACAACATTATCCGCTTTTGCTTAATTGATAAACTGAAAAGGATCTTTTAATAGAAGCCAGCTGATCATACAACTAAAACAGACATCAGATAGCATAAGTCAAATAAAGAGCTCATCTATGAGCAGTTAAAGACGGTTTTAAACTATCCAATTGGAAAACCAAGTTTGTTTTGAATGCGAATATAGAGACATGACGATAGCAATATCCACCTGTAACACCCAACTTAAGAATATGCTCTTGAGCATTTGACTGTAAATTGTGGTAAgaaagatttgattttaattttttttagttcaaGAAGAAAACGACAAGTTTGCACACAGTTGCTGCAACAAACAGCCAATATTTATATTTCCATACTGCATAACTGGTTTCTAAAGCATGTCCACTCTTGAtgtctcttaattttttaacaCATTCGTCACCGATATTCTTCATGATCCAGAGACACATGCAGCTAAACAACATACAGATACATGCCTGATGAGTGCAACCTTGTTAGTATTGTGGAATGAGTTCTTCAATGCGTTAAAAAGTCAAATGTTAAAAGGGAAAACTGTGCTGATGACAAGTAAAAGCAAGTGGTCAAGCAAGGAGAAAGAAAACTGAAACTGGTAAAAATATAAGAGATCAAAACACTATAAACTAACCTCACTGAAACAAAAGAAATCCATCAAACAAACAAGTTCTCGTGCTTGATCACGGCCAATATGTCTTGTACCATACATCTCATCTATTTCCTCACGGCTGAGCTGCAAAATTTAACATCAGTGAGCATCAAATTATCAACTATTCTATGCGTTTGGGTGTCAATTTTGTTTTGCTACATACAACAAATCAACCAGCTAGGCATCCAACTTCCAAGAGAAACCCGATATTGAAGAAGGCATTCACATCTGGTAAAGACacccccaccaccaccaccactacCACCGGGACATTGATATAATCCAATTTCATTATGTTAGAATATTTGCtcaattttctagatttttttcactttattcaTTATTTCTTGTGCTTTTATCGAATCTTCTGAACTATCTTTTG
Proteins encoded in this window:
- the LOC101256784 gene encoding uncharacterized protein isoform X2 → MATLRRLIIPFRSFLLRTSYSHYGCKEGFLGGGYHRCSSIASSEPKVLKFEDEEKLLGNAKDSLSVEEISKIREEYNAAKEKFLKIPDALKQMPKMNPKGIYVNKNVRLDSIQVYGFDYDYTLAHYSSNLQCLIYELAKQQLVNEFKYPDTCLEFKYDPTFPIRGLYYDKSKGCLMKLDFFGSIELDGCYYGRRKLSREEIDEMYGTRHIGRDQARELVCLMDFFCFSEACLIADIVQHFVDAKLEFDARYVYEDVNRAIQYVHNSGLVHRGILADPPRYLVKNDQLLRFLRMLKDKGKKLFLLTNSPFYFVDGGMRFMLQDSLGQQDSWKELFDVVIAKANKPEFYKSDHPFRCYDVEKDTLAFTKVDAFLPGKIYYHGCLKAFLQITKWKGPEVIYFGDHLFSDLRGPSKAGWRTAAIIHELKSEIMIQNDNSYRFEQAKFHIMQELLGRLHATATSSMTSEAYKSLLRELNDERQKTRYKMKGMFNKSFGATFLTDTGQESAFAYHIHQYADIYTSKPENFLYYPPEAWLHVPYDIKIMPHHLKVSSNLFRT
- the LOC101256784 gene encoding uncharacterized protein isoform X3; its protein translation is MPKMNPKGIYVNKNVRLDSIQVYGFDYDYTLAHYSSNLQCLIYELAKQQLVNEFKYPDTCLEFKYDPTFPIRGLYYDKSKGCLMKLDFFGSIELDGCYYGRRKLSREEIDEMYGTRHIGRDQARELVCLMDFFCFSEACLIADIVQHFVDAKLEFDARYVYEDVNRAIQYVHNSGLVHRGILADPPRYLVKNDQLLRFLRMLKDKGKKLFLLTNSPFYFVDGGMRFMLQDSLGQQDSWKELFDVVIAKANKPEFYKSDHPFRCYDVEKDTLAFTKVDAFLPGKIYYHGCLKAFLQITKWKGPEVIYFGDHLFSDLRGPSKAGWRTAAIIHELKSEIMIQNDNSYRFEQAKFHIMQELLGRLHATATSSMTSEAYKSLLRELNDERQKTRYKMKGMFNKSFGATFLTDTGQESAFAYHIHQYADIYTSKPENFLYYPPEAWLHVPYDIKIMPHHLKVSSNLFRT
- the LOC101256784 gene encoding uncharacterized protein isoform X1, with the protein product MATLRRLIIPFRSFLLQRTSYSHYGCKEGFLGGGYHRCSSIASSEPKVLKFEDEEKLLGNAKDSLSVEEISKIREEYNAAKEKFLKIPDALKQMPKMNPKGIYVNKNVRLDSIQVYGFDYDYTLAHYSSNLQCLIYELAKQQLVNEFKYPDTCLEFKYDPTFPIRGLYYDKSKGCLMKLDFFGSIELDGCYYGRRKLSREEIDEMYGTRHIGRDQARELVCLMDFFCFSEACLIADIVQHFVDAKLEFDARYVYEDVNRAIQYVHNSGLVHRGILADPPRYLVKNDQLLRFLRMLKDKGKKLFLLTNSPFYFVDGGMRFMLQDSLGQQDSWKELFDVVIAKANKPEFYKSDHPFRCYDVEKDTLAFTKVDAFLPGKIYYHGCLKAFLQITKWKGPEVIYFGDHLFSDLRGPSKAGWRTAAIIHELKSEIMIQNDNSYRFEQAKFHIMQELLGRLHATATSSMTSEAYKSLLRELNDERQKTRYKMKGMFNKSFGATFLTDTGQESAFAYHIHQYADIYTSKPENFLYYPPEAWLHVPYDIKIMPHHLKVSSNLFRT